The Paenibacillus polymyxa M1 DNA segment CAGGCAAAGGCCAGCATCAGGATGCAGGTGCGAAAATGATCCACTTGGCACCAGATACTACATCCACCATTGTATCCAAATCGATCAGTAAGCACGGTGGTAAAGTAACGTATCGCGGATTAGCTTCCTTTGGTCGTCAGGCCCAAGGTGCAAAATCGAATATTAAGTGTGATACGTTGATTTTGGATAATCAGTCAACTTCAGATACTATTCCTTATAATGAGATCATGAATGACGATATCACACTTGAGCACGAAGCAACGGTGTCCAAAGTATCGGAAGATCAGTTGTTCTATCTGATGAGTCGCGGTCTGACCGAAGCTGAGGCAACGCAAATGATTGTTATGGGCTTTATCGAGCCGTTCACCAAAGAACTACCGATGGAATATGCGGTAGAAATGAACCGTTTGATCAAGTTCGAAATGGAAGGTTCTATCGGTTAAAATGCGGTAAGCCTTGGTGAGACAAGGTACTAGCGGTAATTAAGCTGTTAAACCTGGGACGTGCCGATTTTGTGCCGACTCGGATTTCCTTTTAGTATAGGAGGCGAACTTTTTAAGTTCGTCTTCTTTTATTTTTTCAGTGATGTCTAAGTATGTGTCTGCTGTGGTTTTAATGGTCTTATGACCTAATCGTTTCGATACAAATTTAATAGTAGCTCCAGATTCTAGTAAGAGTACAGCGTGAGTATGTCTAAATCCATGAGTTCCATATCTAAATATAAGACTGAACTAGAACAAATAAATAAAGCTATAGCTTCCCTTAAATAAAATCCGTAGTTATCCAGCAACAAACAAATTATATACTGTATACACAAAAGCCCCCTAAACTGGTATTATCCCCTTCTAGTAGACAAGAGAGAAAAGACATCTGTTAAGATGGACTTAATCTTGTTGAACGGAGGGGATTTTTCATGGCTAAAAAGGGACAATCATTCCGGCAATACTCCTTAGATGTAAAGATGGAGGCAATCCGGTTGGTGAACGAAGAACATATGAGTATTCGTGAAGTGACGAAACACTTAGACATTCGTAATAAATCCCAAGTACAAAGCTGGGTGACGAAATATCGAGCGGGGGAGAACCTCCAGCCAACGACCACAAGACAGGGACGACCCAAAACGAAATTTTCCAGTATGGAAGAAGAGATGGCGTATCTACGGGCGGAGATTGAATATTTAAAAAAGCAGTATCCAAATCTACACAAGGAGTGACGAGGAAAGAAGCGAGGTTTGAAATTATTGAGGGAATGCGAACACGATATTCGTTGAAATGGTTACTTGAATTAGCCCATGTTTCTCGGGCAGGATATTATAAATGGAGAAAGACTCAGCAAACAACCCAGCAGCGTAAGCAAGAAGA contains these protein-coding regions:
- a CDS encoding tyrosine-type recombinase/integrase; the protein is MFRYGTHGFRHTHAVLLLESGATIKFVSKRLGHKTIKTTADTYLDITEKIKEDELKKFASYTKRKSESAQNRHVPGLTA